The Methanolobus sp. WCC4 genome includes the window TATCTGTTCTGACTAGTGCAACAGGCCATATTCCTTCAGTCTCTAATCTGGAAAACTCACTAGCAATCATGGATTTCAAGAAATCTTCATCTGAAACCAAACATATGAGTTACACAATTGAAGTAGAAAAAGATATAGTAATCAATCTGAGTTCAATAAAACCGGATTCAACTTGGTATCGTGAGAATTCCAGTGTATCTTCTTATACAATTACAGCCGTAATTCCTGAAGGAAGCACTTCCAATCCAAGTATAATTGGATTTGCTCCTAGCGAAAACAATCCGTTTACTAAAGGTGAGACCAAGAAGTTTCAGGTATGGTCTGATGAGGACCTGACGACAATGAAATGGTACGTTGATAGTGACCTTAGGTCTTCAGGATCAATGTCCTATGACTGGACTGTGGAAACAGGTTCTCATACTATTATGTTCACAGGTTCAAACTCAAATGGTGCTGTAGTTAAAATATGGGAAATTACTGAAGGTGAATCGTCTGTAGAGTCTCCGGTATCTTCAGGTTCAACTCTTACATTTGTTCCATCAGCAACCTCTCTAACAGCAACAACAGGTGAATCCGCATCATTCTCTGTAGAGTCAAGCGATGAATTTGCTCTCACCACATGGTACCTCGACGATTTAGAAGTTGCTACTGGAACAACTACCTATATACAGGACTGGGACACAGCAGGAACTCACACATTGACATTTGAGGGACTTACAACCACAGAGACAATTACCAGAACATGGAATGCAGTTGTTTCAGAATCAGAACCGTCTGCATTCTCCTCTATAAGCATATCACCATCTTCAACTACTGTTGCGCCAGGTGAATCATTCACCATAGATGTGTATGTAGATCCTGCTGAAGCTCTTACAGGTTCACAGTTTGACCTTCAGTACAGCCAGTTTGCAAGTGTATCCACAGTTTCCGAGGGTAACCTGTTCACACAGGGAGGACTCTCAACAACGTTCGAGTACGGAAGTATTGATAATACCCTTGGTGTCCTGACCGATGTCTACTCTGCAATAGTAGATTCAGGTACAGTTTCTGTGCCGGGTACTATGGCCACGATTACTATGAACGCAGGTACGGATTCAGGTATACTGGACCTGAGTCTTGGTAATGTTGTCCTGAGTGACGCAAGCTCCAACCCTGCAGGGTACACAGTGACAAGTACTTCAGTTCTTATTGATACAGCTCCGGTGTTCCCAACTATCTCTGCACAGTCAGTAGAGGAAGGCCTGACTCTGGGTTTCGATATAAGTGCAACTGATGCAGAGGGTGATGCACTGACGTATACATCTACATCAATTCCTTCTGGTGCATCATTAAGTGCTCAGACATTCAGCTGGACACCAGCAGACGGAGATGCAGGAAGCTATACTGCAGTGTTTGAAGTAACGGATGGATATCTCACTGATACCTTGACTGTACCAATAACTGTGACACCAATGAACCATGCTCCTGTGATTACGCTCTTCGAACCAGCCGATGAATCGGTCTTTGAGGAAGGTTCCATAATCGACGTGAATGTTGCCGCAAATGATGAGGACGGTGACAGTCTTAGCTACGTAATAAAAATAGATGGTATTCAGGTCTCTACTGCTTCAAGTTATGTATGGACAGTTGACTATGAATCAGCAGGAACCCATACTATCGAAGTGATAGTAAGTGATGGAACTGACACTGTCAGCTCTTCAGGCACTGTAACCATTACAGACCTGCAGCCACGCTGGGATGTGAACGAGGATGGTGTTGTCAATGTACTTGACATCACACTAATAGGCCAGAATTATGGTTCAAACTATTCTGAGGATTTGCCAAGGTGGGATGTCAATCAGGATGGTACGATTAACATTCAGGATTTGTCTATAGTTTCAGGTCATTTTGGTGAAACTGTTGAGTGATGTAGGCCACATTGCTCAATTATCTTTTCACCATTAAAATGATAAACATCAAGCGCAAATCTGAGCTCATATTCAAACTAATCTCTCAATAATTCCTTGACTGTGAGCCTAACACTCTTTTCTGAGTTAAGTTCAGGTTTCCATCCCTTTTCCTTTAATTTATTAATTGAAAGTGACATTTTAGGGACATCGCCTTTCCATCCTCGTTTTCCACCAGTATAGGTAAATTCAACGTTTTCAAGTCCCATTTCTTCAGCAATAATTTTCCCAATCCTAGTGGTGGTAATTATGTCCTCTGATCCAATATTGAATATGTTTACTTCATCTTTAGAGTTTTCAATTGAAAACATAATTGATTTGACACATTCTTCTACATGAAGATAGGACTTGGATTGTTTCCCGTCTCCAAGGATTTCAAGTATTTCTGGATTTTGTCTTAGTTTTCTGATGAAATCAACTATTACACCGTGTGTTCCCCTGTCCCCAATGATGTTTGCAAATCTGAATATCCATGACTTGATGTTAAATGTGTGTGAATAAGATGTGATCAATGCTTCACATGATAATTTGGATGCCCCATAGAGTGATATTGGCACAAGAGGGCCATAATTCTCAGGAGTTGGAATAACTGTTGCTTCGCCATATACTGTGGACGTGGATGTAAAAGCAATATTTTGAATTTTTTTCTTTCGAACAGCTTCAAGCACATTATAAGTTGCCTTTATATTCTGATTAAAATGAACTTTTGTATCGGTCATACCCAGTTTGACATCCGGGTTTGCAGCTACATGAAAAACGATGTCAATATTTTCACATGCCTCTTCTATCTCACTATCGTTCAGCAGATCTCCTTCGAATAAATTGAAATAAGGTTGGTCTAAGTGTTTTCCCAGAAAATCTATCTTCCCGGAACTTAAATTATCGAAAACTACGATGTCATTTCCTGCTTTTGAAAGTTGATCCACGATGTGGCTTCCAATAAATCCTGCTCCTCCAGTAACTAAAATACGTTTTTTCGTGAGATCATATGTTCCCGTGTTCACTATTTTCAAACTCCTTAAATCCTGCCGGGCAGCAGTATCCCGAGTAAACAGAAGAGACCGGTTAATGCGTACATTGCATAAGTTGCCTGTTTTTCTGTAACATTATAATAATATGGAAGCACCCATTTCAATGTGAGTTGATTTGGAACTTCCAGTATACCATCACCACGATCTTTCCCAAACTTTGCTTTGGGTAATTTTCGTGCTCTCCAGTAAACGTACATCAGAAAGTTCACCGTATGAGGAATCAGCATTATAAATCCACTGACTATGAAACCCTGGATAACAATGATCGTACCAATGGTTGCACCAATTGTTAAAGAACCCACGTTACCCCAGAAAATCTTTGATGGATATCTGTCATACAAGAAATATGCGACAGTAGCTCCTGTGATGCTTACAACTGCAAAAATGTTCTCAACATCTGACAATATAATAGATTTCAGGATTAGGGATAACAGTACTATTACAGACAGGCCTGAAGCAAGACCGTTGTACCCAGAATGCATATTTACGAGGTTGGATGCAACCAGGACATATGTGGGTACTATGAATTGCAAATAGAGGATTCCAAGTTCGATACTCCCAAAAGCCGGAAGAATGAAAGCTGTATGTGTAGCATACTGAATTAATGGATATGAACAATAGTACATCAATAAGAGTTTTGTTACCCTCCCGATATCTATCATATCGTCCAGTACTCCAAACAGTCCGAAAAGGGCGATAACTATTAATACCACATAATTTGTGGTCGAGAACTTGAAAAAAAGTGTATTGAGCGAGAAGGATACCATGGAAATAAGCAGAATGGCAATTCCCCCTCTTTCCGGAACCATCGTCTTCTTGTGTTTGTAATAATCCCTTGCAAGAATGCCTTTTTCAGTTAGCTTATTTATGAAATAAGGCATTGACAAATATG containing:
- a CDS encoding right-handed parallel beta-helix repeat-containing protein — encoded protein: MFSKKNVLFFITIFSFIILIIEPAIAQEQAIISYDQSSKTISIESGTATLQDIADNINAVGVIEQTDNIYTVSATIYVATNAGLVLNNDILKMNCSFDGEYAIINNGDLDIVSSHITTINPNFNSYIDSFNARYIPRGWSFTLLDSSISNMGSNSRGIPAIMLGHMASAVGNIPKSPVIIKNSTMEYCEYGLLEFNAFGILPDDYYIVENNNFLQISSSKVGNAGLITLPGGSQFKNNSISYVSTKSYLIWTIGQADVLIQNNELYYSNALCLIGSKHSNNVTIQDNYMYGNSGSAIIIYKGWVDNYEFGDIVINNTIKKHYGDYAFRVQYYSSGRNIIKDNTIQNVTGNAFFFLATNNTLFEGNTIQSCTGTGIDFWSTSYRDVMMTNSNLTFKDNVIQDCFYSLNFIHPVENSFSINDSYLGSVKGIRQITNFTGGFINRHPGDGVILSANSVYNDYKYLDTKVVDINGNPLENVKVTVRNDVDTNYPAVNLVGEKKISVLTSATGHIPSVSNLENSLAIMDFKKSSSETKHMSYTIEVEKDIVINLSSIKPDSTWYRENSSVSSYTITAVIPEGSTSNPSIIGFAPSENNPFTKGETKKFQVWSDEDLTTMKWYVDSDLRSSGSMSYDWTVETGSHTIMFTGSNSNGAVVKIWEITEGESSVESPVSSGSTLTFVPSATSLTATTGESASFSVESSDEFALTTWYLDDLEVATGTTTYIQDWDTAGTHTLTFEGLTTTETITRTWNAVVSESEPSAFSSISISPSSTTVAPGESFTIDVYVDPAEALTGSQFDLQYSQFASVSTVSEGNLFTQGGLSTTFEYGSIDNTLGVLTDVYSAIVDSGTVSVPGTMATITMNAGTDSGILDLSLGNVVLSDASSNPAGYTVTSTSVLIDTAPVFPTISAQSVEEGLTLGFDISATDAEGDALTYTSTSIPSGASLSAQTFSWTPADGDAGSYTAVFEVTDGYLTDTLTVPITVTPMNHAPVITLFEPADESVFEEGSIIDVNVAANDEDGDSLSYVIKIDGIQVSTASSYVWTVDYESAGTHTIEVIVSDGTDTVSSSGTVTITDLQPRWDVNEDGVVNVLDITLIGQNYGSNYSEDLPRWDVNQDGTINIQDLSIVSGHFGETVE
- a CDS encoding NAD-dependent epimerase/dehydratase family protein, coding for MNTGTYDLTKKRILVTGGAGFIGSHIVDQLSKAGNDIVVFDNLSSGKIDFLGKHLDQPYFNLFEGDLLNDSEIEEACENIDIVFHVAANPDVKLGMTDTKVHFNQNIKATYNVLEAVRKKKIQNIAFTSTSTVYGEATVIPTPENYGPLVPISLYGASKLSCEALITSYSHTFNIKSWIFRFANIIGDRGTHGVIVDFIRKLRQNPEILEILGDGKQSKSYLHVEECVKSIMFSIENSKDEVNIFNIGSEDIITTTRIGKIIAEEMGLENVEFTYTGGKRGWKGDVPKMSLSINKLKEKGWKPELNSEKSVRLTVKELLRD
- a CDS encoding glycosyltransferase 4 family protein, translating into MLDLETPTKLLGIVLASNFMVPFLATYLSMPYFINKLTEKGILARDYYKHKKTMVPERGGIAILLISMVSFSLNTLFFKFSTTNYVVLIVIALFGLFGVLDDMIDIGRVTKLLLMYYCSYPLIQYATHTAFILPAFGSIELGILYLQFIVPTYVLVASNLVNMHSGYNGLASGLSVIVLLSLILKSIILSDVENIFAVVSITGATVAYFLYDRYPSKIFWGNVGSLTIGATIGTIIVIQGFIVSGFIMLIPHTVNFLMYVYWRARKLPKAKFGKDRGDGILEVPNQLTLKWVLPYYYNVTEKQATYAMYALTGLFCLLGILLPGRI